A genomic segment from Propionibacteriaceae bacterium ZF39 encodes:
- a CDS encoding restriction endonuclease subunit S, producing MVQPNRRSEDERSQPYLRAAHVQPNGVLDFSVEEKPMWFSAREVMNLDLRRGDVVVVEGGAGCGRAAFLRNDLHGWGFQNSIVRLRPYPDRSEGRFLTYCLLASLSSGAIEIATSTATLPHFTAEKVGRFRVPHLSLSQQSASADYLDRETAEIDTMDAELDHLVRTLVERRSWVGNAAFRGLEVESVLMQYVADVTVGIVIEPSKLYVQHPQGVPALRGLNVGPGFIRDADVVHISDAGHALHAKSQLSEGDLVTVRTGQVGVTAMVPASWNGANAIDLVITRPHEGLDPHFLYWFLTSDDTMLLMDSQKVGSVQAHFNVGAMKRLSVPLPPLAEQRRIVAELDEQTARIDDMIADAQRLKALLAERRATLITEVVTGRKEVPAP from the coding sequence ATGGTCCAGCCGAACCGGCGTTCGGAGGATGAGCGCAGTCAGCCGTACCTGCGAGCCGCCCACGTTCAGCCGAATGGGGTGCTGGATTTCTCCGTCGAAGAGAAGCCCATGTGGTTCTCTGCGCGAGAAGTCATGAACCTCGACTTGCGACGTGGTGATGTCGTGGTTGTGGAAGGCGGAGCTGGATGTGGTCGAGCTGCTTTCCTCCGCAACGACTTGCATGGCTGGGGGTTTCAGAACTCCATCGTGCGGCTCCGTCCGTATCCAGACCGCTCAGAAGGTCGCTTCCTCACGTACTGCCTGCTCGCATCGTTGAGCTCCGGTGCTATTGAAATTGCGACCTCTACCGCAACACTTCCTCACTTCACTGCAGAGAAGGTTGGGCGCTTTAGGGTGCCCCATCTTTCGTTGTCTCAGCAGTCAGCTTCCGCCGACTACCTCGACCGCGAGACCGCCGAGATCGACACGATGGACGCCGAGCTGGACCATCTTGTTCGGACGTTGGTGGAGCGACGCAGTTGGGTGGGCAATGCTGCCTTTCGTGGACTAGAGGTCGAGTCCGTCCTGATGCAGTATGTCGCGGATGTGACGGTTGGGATCGTGATCGAGCCCTCCAAACTCTACGTCCAGCACCCGCAGGGGGTTCCGGCTCTGCGTGGCTTGAATGTGGGGCCCGGGTTCATCCGTGACGCTGATGTGGTCCATATTTCTGACGCTGGCCACGCTCTCCATGCAAAGTCGCAGCTCTCAGAAGGCGATCTGGTAACCGTGAGAACAGGGCAAGTTGGTGTAACTGCCATGGTGCCCGCATCTTGGAACGGTGCGAATGCCATCGACTTGGTGATTACCCGCCCTCATGAAGGCCTCGACCCTCACTTCCTGTACTGGTTCCTGACGTCGGATGACACGATGTTGTTGATGGATTCGCAGAAAGTTGGATCTGTCCAGGCCCATTTCAATGTTGGGGCTATGAAGCGACTTTCCGTCCCCCTGCCGCCACTCGCTGAACAACGTCGCATCGTCGCTGAGCTGGACGAGCAGACCGCCCGCATCGACGACATGATCGCTGACGCCCAGCGACTGAAGGCTCTCCTAGCCGAGCGCCGCGCAACTCTCATCACCGAGGTCGTCACCGGCCGCAAGGAGGTTCCCGCACCATGA
- a CDS encoding DEAD/DEAH box helicase family protein, whose protein sequence is MSNALIMEQQFESDICDSLSSSGWYYSGSGAPDPEWDPALALHKADALWWLANRYPKEYEKAVNPSLTGTSKQQAEHRLLQALAKMLDTKAVIDPTTFKERNGLLGVLRAGFNFVAPSRPAAKFGPMVEFPPENPLLTASQQWFRDNRLRVLRQVRFDPTKTSTIDVVLTVNGIPVITMELKTDHTQKADDAVAQYRKDRMPTKSTPLLQPGRCLVHFVVSNQRALMTTALKGADTFFIPFDKGDNGHAGNPPSPTGSPTDYLWREVLTPRSLIRILSSFAVRESDGTLVFPRYHQWRAVENITTDVAQTSAGGRYLVWHSAGSGKTKTIAWLAHRLGRLHAYDGDKAFDSVIIVSDRRVLDDQLRRAVSLLGASKGYVVGITDKAGSKSSQLRDALTEGDHIITVTLQSFPEALKIINDSAELRSRRWCVIADEAHSSQSGDAASDLRKLLAAAPEVDPEDDQITSDDLLLAQDSAVATASNITFVALTATPKHRTLRLFGTKTDKGWEAFDTYTMAQAIEEGFILDVLKRYSTYDMFARVRDNVTDSENQIKVDGVKAVSQIVRFVRLHKVAIAQKVEIVIEHFRAQVAGSLDGRARAMVVTGSREEAVRWSLAMNKYLPDKGYHDMAALVAFSGEITVDGQSYTEPSMTGVAEKALPKHFRETDEARVLIVADKYQTGYDEPLLCAMYVDKDLSGIAAVQTLSRLNRTAPNKPLPIVLDFVNDPVKIQSAFATYYSEAYISQETDPNALYSLTDRLDLAGYYDSDELYAISEAYLTGEDGESLQPLLAPIVHRWNAALAGATEPAKRQEVLAFRTDAGRYRSAWDFLSQVVDYQDPTLHRRAILAGLLVRNLHTDSLIESIDTTSVELTGLAVVAKQIDTDRSISGPTSADLDAPAYDGDRTFGGSTPEQVALSEAIDKVNALFAASGLELGNGSGAAWTRAVWGVLTEDEDIKAMSAENSPEQLQSSPKFKDKVTGAVVSVAADSAAMTEAAMANPDLYEGLVELLAKVTAIVHGHAAA, encoded by the coding sequence ATGAGCAACGCCCTGATCATGGAGCAGCAGTTCGAGTCGGACATCTGCGACTCGCTCAGCTCATCCGGCTGGTACTACTCCGGCTCTGGTGCACCTGATCCTGAGTGGGACCCGGCGCTGGCCCTGCACAAGGCGGACGCCCTGTGGTGGCTCGCCAACCGCTACCCCAAGGAGTACGAGAAGGCGGTGAACCCGAGCCTGACCGGCACCTCCAAGCAGCAGGCCGAGCACCGGCTCTTGCAGGCCTTGGCCAAGATGCTGGACACCAAGGCGGTGATCGATCCCACCACGTTCAAGGAACGCAACGGCCTGCTCGGGGTGCTCCGGGCTGGGTTCAACTTCGTCGCCCCCAGCCGACCGGCGGCCAAGTTCGGGCCCATGGTGGAGTTCCCGCCGGAGAACCCGCTGCTGACCGCGTCCCAGCAGTGGTTCCGCGACAACCGGCTGCGCGTGCTGCGCCAGGTCAGGTTCGACCCGACCAAGACCTCGACCATCGACGTCGTGCTGACCGTCAACGGCATCCCGGTGATCACGATGGAGCTGAAGACCGATCACACGCAGAAGGCCGACGACGCGGTCGCGCAGTACCGCAAGGACCGCATGCCTACCAAGAGCACGCCGCTGCTGCAGCCGGGTCGGTGCCTGGTGCACTTCGTGGTGTCCAACCAGCGCGCGCTGATGACCACCGCGCTCAAAGGTGCCGACACGTTCTTCATCCCGTTCGACAAGGGCGACAACGGCCACGCCGGAAACCCACCTTCGCCGACAGGATCGCCCACGGACTACCTGTGGCGCGAGGTGCTCACCCCTAGATCACTGATCCGGATTTTGAGCTCCTTCGCAGTACGCGAGAGTGATGGAACTTTGGTGTTCCCGCGATATCACCAGTGGCGGGCCGTGGAGAACATCACGACTGATGTTGCCCAGACATCAGCAGGTGGGCGATACCTGGTCTGGCATTCGGCCGGATCAGGCAAGACGAAAACGATCGCCTGGCTTGCGCATCGGTTGGGGCGGCTGCACGCGTACGACGGGGACAAGGCCTTCGACTCAGTGATCATTGTTTCTGATCGTCGAGTGCTCGACGACCAGCTGCGTCGCGCGGTCAGCTTGTTGGGTGCCTCGAAGGGCTATGTCGTCGGCATCACCGACAAGGCCGGCTCGAAGTCCTCCCAGCTGCGCGACGCGCTCACCGAGGGCGACCACATCATCACCGTGACCCTGCAGTCGTTCCCCGAGGCGCTGAAGATCATCAACGACTCCGCCGAGCTGCGCTCCCGGCGCTGGTGCGTGATCGCGGACGAGGCGCACTCCTCGCAGTCGGGCGACGCGGCTTCCGATCTGCGCAAGCTGCTGGCAGCGGCGCCGGAGGTCGATCCGGAAGACGACCAGATCACCTCGGACGACCTGCTGCTGGCCCAAGACTCCGCCGTGGCCACGGCGAGCAACATCACCTTCGTCGCGCTGACCGCCACACCCAAGCACCGCACCCTGCGCCTGTTCGGCACCAAGACGGACAAGGGCTGGGAGGCCTTCGACACCTATACGATGGCGCAGGCGATCGAGGAGGGCTTCATCCTCGACGTGCTGAAGCGCTACTCGACCTACGACATGTTCGCGCGTGTGCGTGACAACGTCACCGACTCCGAGAACCAGATCAAGGTCGACGGGGTCAAGGCGGTGTCGCAGATCGTGCGCTTCGTCCGCCTGCACAAGGTCGCCATCGCCCAGAAGGTCGAGATCGTCATCGAGCACTTCCGCGCCCAAGTCGCGGGCTCACTCGACGGCCGCGCCCGCGCGATGGTCGTGACCGGCTCTCGTGAAGAGGCCGTGCGCTGGTCCCTGGCCATGAACAAGTACCTGCCCGACAAGGGCTACCACGACATGGCTGCGCTGGTCGCGTTCTCCGGCGAGATCACCGTCGACGGCCAGAGCTACACCGAGCCGAGCATGACCGGCGTCGCCGAGAAGGCGCTGCCCAAGCACTTCCGCGAGACCGACGAGGCCCGCGTTTTAATCGTGGCCGACAAGTATCAGACCGGCTATGACGAGCCGCTGCTGTGCGCGATGTACGTCGACAAGGACCTCTCTGGCATCGCCGCCGTGCAGACCCTGTCGCGGCTGAACCGCACGGCGCCGAACAAGCCGCTGCCGATCGTGCTCGACTTCGTCAACGATCCGGTCAAGATCCAGAGTGCGTTCGCCACCTACTACTCCGAGGCGTACATCTCCCAGGAGACCGATCCGAACGCGCTCTACTCGCTGACTGACCGGCTGGACCTGGCCGGCTACTACGACAGCGACGAGCTCTACGCCATCAGCGAGGCATACCTCACCGGGGAGGACGGCGAGTCGCTGCAGCCGCTCCTGGCGCCCATCGTGCATCGCTGGAACGCGGCGCTGGCAGGAGCCACCGAGCCGGCTAAGCGCCAAGAAGTGCTGGCCTTCCGCACCGATGCCGGGCGCTACCGCTCGGCGTGGGACTTCCTGAGCCAGGTCGTCGACTACCAGGACCCGACCTTGCACCGTCGGGCCATCCTGGCCGGCCTGCTGGTGCGCAACCTCCACACTGACTCGCTGATCGAGTCCATCGACACCACCTCGGTCGAGCTGACGGGTCTGGCGGTGGTCGCCAAGCAAATCGACACCGACCGCTCGATTTCGGGGCCCACCTCTGCTGATCTGGACGCCCCGGCCTACGACGGCGACCGCACTTTCGGCGGCTCGACGCCCGAGCAGGTGGCACTGTCGGAAGCGATCGACAAGGTCAACGCCCTCTTCGCCGCCAGCGGACTCGAGCTCGGCAACGGATCCGGGGCAGCGTGGACCAGAGCAGTATGGGGCGTGCTGACCGAGGATGAGGACATCAAGGCGATGAGTGCCGAGAATTCGCCGGAGCAGCTGCAGTCATCACCCAAGTTCAAGGACAAGGTCACCGGGGCGGTCGTGTCTGTTGCTGCGGATTCGGCGGCCATGACGGAGGCGGCGATGGCCAACCCTGACCTCTATGAGGGGCTGGTTGAACTGCTCGCCAAGGTCACCGCCATCGTCCACGGGCACGCGGCCGCATGA
- the aroB gene encoding 3-dehydroquinate synthase yields the protein MSDLEIIKVNAETPYEVHTRVGALELLRGLIDGVDRVAFLYAPVLADRARALADELGGTVTMIELPDAEAAKTADVLVQCWDTMADAGFTRSDVLVALGGGATTDLGGFVAASWLRGIRFVTLPSTVLGMVDAAVGGKTGINIAAGKNLVGAFHEPMGVLCDLSLLETLPPADLKAGVVEAVKCGFIADPVILDLVEEDPEDALRWDSDRLAEIVRRGIAVKARVVSGDLRESTSKGAQVGRELLNYGHTLAHAIEKLENYTWRHGEAVGVGMVYVAELARLLGKIDDELADRHRTVLQSLGLPVSYRADAWPELRDAMSLDKKTRGSTLRFVILNGLGSAEILAGPDEQVLAEAYARLAS from the coding sequence ATGAGTGATCTGGAGATCATCAAGGTCAACGCCGAGACGCCGTATGAGGTGCACACCCGCGTCGGTGCCTTGGAGCTGCTGCGCGGGCTGATCGACGGGGTGGATCGGGTGGCGTTCTTGTATGCCCCAGTGCTCGCGGATCGGGCTCGTGCCTTGGCTGATGAGTTGGGTGGGACGGTCACGATGATCGAGCTGCCGGACGCGGAGGCGGCGAAGACCGCGGACGTGCTGGTGCAGTGCTGGGACACGATGGCCGACGCGGGGTTCACGCGCTCGGATGTGTTGGTGGCGCTGGGCGGGGGAGCGACGACCGACCTGGGTGGATTTGTGGCGGCGTCGTGGCTGCGGGGGATCCGGTTCGTGACGCTGCCGTCGACGGTGCTGGGCATGGTCGATGCGGCTGTGGGCGGCAAGACCGGTATCAACATTGCCGCCGGCAAGAACCTCGTCGGCGCGTTCCACGAGCCGATGGGCGTGCTGTGTGACCTGTCGCTGCTGGAGACGCTGCCGCCGGCGGACCTGAAGGCCGGCGTGGTCGAGGCTGTGAAGTGTGGCTTCATCGCCGACCCGGTGATCCTGGATCTGGTCGAGGAAGACCCCGAGGACGCGTTGCGTTGGGATTCGGACCGGTTGGCCGAGATCGTACGCCGCGGCATCGCCGTCAAGGCCCGCGTCGTGAGCGGGGACCTGCGGGAGTCCACCTCCAAGGGCGCGCAGGTTGGGCGTGAGTTGTTGAACTATGGCCACACGCTCGCGCACGCGATCGAGAAGCTCGAGAACTACACCTGGCGCCACGGCGAAGCCGTGGGCGTTGGGATGGTGTACGTCGCCGAACTTGCCCGCTTGCTCGGGAAGATTGACGATGAGTTGGCGGATCGGCACCGGACCGTCCTGCAGTCTCTGGGGTTGCCCGTGTCCTATCGCGCTGATGCCTGGCCCGAGCTCCGCGACGCCATGAGCCTGGACAAGAAGACCCGTGGGTCGACTCTGCGCTTCGTCATCCTCAACGGCCTTGGGTCCGCCGAGATCCTCGCCGGCCCCGACGAGCAAGTCCTCGCTGAGGCGTACGCCCGCCTCGCTTCCTGA
- a CDS encoding class I SAM-dependent DNA methyltransferase — MGPNGAHTARVMKQAIWDTADKYLRGVVEEEDYGDYIIPFTVLRRLECLLADTKPALLDFLGSTNLSGQILDMTIQHKFRLHFYSSSKLDLTTIAKTDDKVLESMELYLDSFSDSIGDIWDHFKLKERAATLARAGHLWGVVKHFAGLDMHPDRLPDTSMGDIFEDVMYRAFNTKGKGAGAFYTPRDAIRLMVDVLFSSDDEGLTGSHPVRSVYDPTAGTGGMLLVASRALKELNPSIDVGLYGQELMETAYAIGKADLLIQGGRPDAIRRGNTLVQDEYADQTFDYILSNPPFGSDWTASRKSVAEQAAVTGSRFSHGLPAVSDGQMLFLAHCATKLRPAGPNGAGGRAAVVSNGSPLFTGGPGSGPDRIRTWLLTKDLVDAIIALPTNMFYGTGIATYVWILDTNKEPRRKGKIQLIDGTGAWHPMQKGMGDKRREMTELDRDVVLEAYNAFTDSDISKVLTADDLGYRDVPVQRVRRLAVQVTDETVKRALQHKDATPEHEGLVRSLQGPWNDLPTEIRGAAKRQGLKVTTGLVDAIMDAVALDDETAPLAVGRTGKPVLVAGSKLTERVALSEDVTEHMERDVLPFAPDAVWEEQASKVGYEIPFTRLFYKPAPMRSLEEIDAEVFEVMRSLGEKFKAVHDE, encoded by the coding sequence GTGGGACCGAACGGGGCGCACACCGCGCGGGTAATGAAGCAGGCCATCTGGGACACGGCTGACAAGTATCTGCGGGGCGTGGTCGAGGAGGAGGACTACGGCGACTACATCATCCCGTTCACGGTGCTGCGCCGTCTGGAGTGCCTGCTGGCAGACACCAAGCCGGCCCTGCTCGACTTCCTCGGCTCCACAAACCTGTCCGGCCAGATCCTGGACATGACGATCCAGCACAAGTTCAGGCTGCATTTCTACTCTTCGTCCAAGCTCGATCTCACGACCATCGCCAAGACCGACGACAAGGTGCTGGAGTCGATGGAGCTCTACCTCGACTCGTTCTCCGATTCGATCGGCGACATCTGGGACCACTTCAAGCTCAAGGAGCGGGCTGCGACCCTGGCCAGGGCCGGCCACCTGTGGGGCGTCGTCAAGCACTTCGCGGGCCTCGACATGCACCCCGACCGGCTCCCTGACACCTCGATGGGTGACATCTTCGAGGACGTCATGTACCGCGCGTTCAACACCAAGGGCAAGGGCGCCGGTGCCTTCTACACCCCGCGCGACGCGATCCGGCTCATGGTCGACGTGCTGTTCAGCTCCGACGACGAGGGCCTGACCGGCTCGCATCCCGTGCGCTCTGTCTACGACCCGACCGCGGGCACCGGCGGCATGTTGTTGGTCGCCTCGCGGGCCTTGAAGGAGCTCAACCCGAGCATCGACGTCGGCCTGTACGGCCAGGAGCTCATGGAGACTGCGTACGCGATCGGCAAGGCCGACCTGCTGATCCAGGGCGGACGCCCTGATGCCATCCGGCGCGGCAACACCCTGGTCCAGGACGAGTACGCAGATCAGACCTTCGACTACATCTTGTCCAACCCGCCATTCGGATCTGACTGGACTGCCAGCCGCAAGTCTGTCGCCGAGCAGGCCGCTGTCACCGGCAGCAGGTTCAGCCACGGCCTGCCTGCGGTCTCGGACGGCCAGATGCTGTTCCTGGCCCACTGCGCCACCAAGCTGCGACCGGCCGGCCCAAATGGCGCAGGTGGTCGCGCTGCTGTGGTCTCCAACGGTTCGCCCCTGTTCACCGGAGGACCGGGCTCGGGTCCGGACAGGATCCGAACCTGGCTGCTCACCAAAGACCTGGTGGACGCGATCATCGCTCTCCCTACGAACATGTTTTACGGCACCGGCATCGCCACCTACGTGTGGATCCTCGACACCAACAAGGAACCGCGCCGCAAGGGCAAGATCCAGCTGATCGACGGCACCGGTGCCTGGCACCCCATGCAGAAGGGCATGGGTGACAAGCGCAGGGAGATGACTGAGCTGGACCGCGACGTCGTGCTGGAGGCCTACAACGCGTTCACCGACTCCGACATCTCGAAGGTCCTCACTGCTGACGACCTGGGCTACCGCGACGTGCCGGTGCAGCGGGTGCGCCGGCTGGCGGTCCAGGTCACCGACGAGACCGTCAAGAGAGCCCTGCAGCACAAGGACGCCACGCCCGAGCACGAGGGCCTTGTACGCAGCCTCCAGGGCCCCTGGAACGATCTGCCCACCGAGATCCGGGGTGCGGCCAAACGGCAAGGCTTGAAGGTCACCACTGGCTTGGTCGACGCCATCATGGACGCCGTCGCCCTCGACGATGAGACTGCGCCCCTTGCTGTCGGCCGCACCGGCAAGCCGGTGCTGGTGGCAGGCTCGAAACTCACCGAGCGTGTGGCTCTCTCAGAGGACGTCACCGAGCACATGGAGCGCGACGTCCTGCCGTTCGCACCGGATGCGGTGTGGGAGGAGCAGGCCAGCAAGGTCGGCTACGAGATCCCGTTCACCAGGCTCTTCTACAAGCCAGCACCCATGCGTTCGCTGGAGGAGATCGACGCCGAGGTGTTCGAGGTCATGCGGTCGCTGGGGGAGAAGTTCAAGGCGGTGCATGACGAGTGA
- a CDS encoding shikimate kinase, producing MTVVVMGAPGSGKSTIGPLLAQALGREFVDVDAAIEADEKQTIADIFVLHGEPHFRQLEKTATAVALQNGGVVALGGGAVMNEDTRASLKDHDVVWLECSITTATKRIGLDQARPLLLGNVRSQLVQLLNVRTPLYRECATITVKTDDREPGDIVAEILEQLT from the coding sequence ATGACGGTGGTCGTGATGGGTGCGCCCGGGTCGGGCAAGTCGACGATCGGGCCGCTGCTGGCGCAGGCGCTCGGTCGGGAGTTCGTCGATGTCGACGCGGCGATCGAGGCGGACGAGAAGCAGACGATCGCGGACATCTTCGTGCTGCACGGTGAGCCGCATTTCCGCCAGCTGGAGAAGACCGCCACGGCCGTCGCGCTGCAGAACGGGGGAGTGGTCGCCCTCGGCGGTGGTGCGGTGATGAACGAGGACACGCGCGCGTCGCTGAAGGACCACGACGTCGTGTGGCTGGAGTGTTCGATCACGACCGCGACGAAACGGATCGGCCTGGATCAGGCCCGGCCGCTGCTGCTCGGCAACGTGCGGAGCCAGTTGGTGCAGTTGCTCAATGTGCGTACGCCGCTCTATCGCGAGTGCGCCACCATCACCGTCAAGACCGACGATCGCGAACCCGGCGATATCGTCGCCGAGATCCTGGAGCAGCTGACATGA
- the aroC gene encoding chorismate synthase, whose product MLRWLTAGESHGPALVATIDGLPAHVRVTSDDIAGALARRRLGYGRGARMKFEADAVTILGGVRHGETLGSPIAIQVGNTEWPKWETVMAADPVDPDVLEAQARAAKLTRPRPGHADLVGMQKYDWDEARPILERASARETAARVALGQVAKNFLEQAVGITVLSHVVELGQAKAPAGLLPKIDDLPRIDESPVRCADETGAQAMIEEIDQCHKDGDTLGGVVEVLAWGCPPGLGSHTMGDRRIDAKLAYALMGIQAIKGVEVGDGFDLARSRGSDAHDEILKDEHGVQRAAHRAGGTEGGMTTGEVLRVRAAMKPIATVPRALRTFDTTTGEAAVAHHQRSDVCAVPAAGVVAEAMVALVLAEAVLEKFGGDSVAEVKRNHEAYLADVAARGLEIAR is encoded by the coding sequence ATGCTTCGCTGGCTGACCGCAGGGGAATCGCACGGACCCGCCCTCGTGGCGACGATCGACGGGCTGCCCGCGCACGTCAGGGTGACGTCCGACGACATCGCGGGCGCGCTCGCGCGGCGGCGGCTGGGTTATGGCCGGGGCGCGCGGATGAAGTTCGAGGCGGACGCGGTGACGATCCTCGGCGGCGTACGGCACGGGGAGACCCTCGGGTCGCCGATCGCGATCCAGGTCGGCAACACCGAGTGGCCCAAGTGGGAGACGGTGATGGCGGCCGACCCGGTCGACCCGGACGTGCTGGAGGCGCAGGCCCGCGCGGCCAAGCTCACCCGGCCGCGCCCGGGGCACGCCGACCTGGTCGGCATGCAGAAGTATGACTGGGACGAGGCCCGCCCCATCCTCGAGCGCGCATCGGCTCGGGAGACCGCTGCTCGCGTGGCGCTCGGTCAGGTCGCGAAGAACTTCCTCGAGCAGGCGGTCGGCATCACTGTTCTTTCGCATGTCGTCGAGCTCGGTCAGGCGAAGGCGCCGGCCGGTCTGCTGCCGAAGATCGACGACCTGCCGCGGATCGACGAGTCACCCGTGCGGTGTGCCGATGAGACGGGCGCGCAGGCGATGATCGAGGAGATCGACCAGTGCCACAAGGACGGCGACACGCTGGGCGGCGTCGTCGAGGTGCTCGCGTGGGGCTGCCCGCCCGGGCTGGGTTCCCACACGATGGGGGATCGGCGCATCGACGCCAAGCTGGCGTACGCCCTCATGGGCATCCAGGCCATCAAGGGTGTCGAGGTCGGCGACGGGTTCGACCTGGCGCGCTCGCGCGGGTCGGATGCGCATGACGAGATCCTCAAGGACGAGCACGGCGTCCAGCGCGCCGCGCATCGGGCCGGCGGAACCGAGGGCGGCATGACCACGGGCGAGGTGCTGCGTGTGCGGGCCGCGATGAAGCCGATCGCAACGGTCCCGCGCGCTCTGCGTACCTTCGACACCACCACCGGTGAGGCCGCCGTCGCCCACCACCAGCGCTCGGATGTGTGCGCGGTGCCGGCTGCCGGCGTCGTGGCGGAGGCCATGGTCGCGCTGGTGCTGGCGGAGGCGGTGCTGGAGAAGTTCGGAGGCGACTCGGTGGCCGAGGTGAAGCGGAACCATGAGGCCTACCTGGCCGATGTCGCCGCGCGCGGGCTGGAGATCGCCCGATGA
- a CDS encoding shikimate dehydrogenase, translating into MSEPMAEEASASEPSRSLVAPPAPEQKRCAVLGFPIDHSLSPVLHTAAYEALGLTDWRYERFPVDKGELAEFVASRGEGWRGFSMTMPLKDEALDLGEVTPEAQLTGAANTLIFDGDRIVIHNTDIEGFVRPLTSAGAAGPPGAWVAGSGSGTPARLPLRNAVILGGGATARSAFYALTVMGVKNITVSARTRSKVEAWAPMFDATGVTPEIVDFGVLPESDLLISTVTAGAADAVAKLAADTQCTIFDAIYHQWPTDLGRAGLAGGRTVFSGLDMLVGQALAQVELMTGHPAPAAAMMSAGREALRTRGNL; encoded by the coding sequence TTGAGCGAACCGATGGCTGAGGAGGCGAGCGCCAGCGAGCCATCTCGAAGTCTCGTCGCCCCGCCAGCACCTGAGCAGAAGCGGTGCGCCGTCCTGGGCTTCCCCATCGACCACTCGTTGTCGCCGGTGCTGCACACGGCGGCATACGAGGCGCTGGGCCTGACCGACTGGCGCTATGAGCGCTTCCCCGTCGACAAGGGCGAACTCGCGGAGTTCGTCGCGTCGCGCGGTGAGGGGTGGCGTGGGTTCTCGATGACCATGCCGCTCAAGGACGAAGCGCTGGACCTCGGCGAGGTCACGCCCGAGGCGCAGCTGACCGGGGCTGCCAACACGCTGATCTTCGACGGCGACCGCATCGTCATCCACAACACCGACATCGAGGGGTTCGTGCGGCCGCTGACCTCGGCCGGCGCTGCGGGTCCGCCCGGAGCGTGGGTCGCGGGCTCCGGATCGGGTACGCCCGCCCGTCTGCCCCTCAGGAATGCGGTGATCCTAGGTGGCGGCGCCACGGCACGATCGGCGTTCTATGCGCTGACGGTCATGGGCGTGAAGAACATCACCGTGTCGGCCCGGACCAGGTCGAAGGTCGAGGCGTGGGCCCCGATGTTCGATGCGACGGGCGTGACGCCGGAGATCGTGGACTTCGGTGTTCTGCCCGAGTCCGACCTGCTCATCTCCACCGTGACCGCCGGTGCGGCGGATGCGGTGGCGAAGCTGGCGGCGGATACGCAGTGCACGATCTTCGATGCCATCTATCACCAGTGGCCCACAGACCTGGGCCGCGCTGGTCTCGCCGGGGGCCGCACGGTCTTCTCCGGCCTCGACATGCTCGTCGGTCAGGCTCTCGCCCAGGTCGAGTTGATGACCGGGCACCCCGCGCCCGCAGCCGCGATGATGTCTGCCGGCCGGGAGGCTCTGCGTACCCGCGGGAATCTCTGA